Proteins from a single region of Corynebacterium pseudogenitalium:
- the hisN gene encoding histidinol-phosphatase: protein MTNLYDDDLALALELADAADAITLDRFEASDLKVKSKPDMTPVSDADVAVEEVLRERLAEARPGDSIVGEEFGGETVFEGRQWVIDPIDGTKNFVRGVPVWATLISLLVDGQPVLGVVSAPALARRWYAAKGSGAWRTFNKGSLKRLVVSHVGELADASLAMSSLEGWKARGLQENFIALTERTWRLRGYGDFFGYCLVAEGAVDIAAEPEVSVWDLAALSVLVTEAGGTFSSLNGEPGPHGGDAIATNGLLHDAARKVIGV, encoded by the coding sequence ATGACGAATCTTTATGACGATGACCTCGCCCTTGCCCTCGAACTCGCAGATGCTGCCGACGCGATCACGCTCGACCGCTTCGAGGCCTCCGACCTGAAGGTGAAGTCGAAGCCGGATATGACCCCGGTCTCCGACGCCGACGTCGCTGTCGAGGAGGTGCTGCGTGAGCGCCTCGCAGAGGCCCGCCCGGGCGACTCGATCGTCGGCGAAGAGTTCGGCGGGGAGACCGTCTTCGAGGGCCGCCAGTGGGTCATCGACCCGATCGATGGCACGAAGAACTTCGTCCGCGGTGTGCCCGTGTGGGCGACGCTGATTTCACTGCTTGTCGACGGCCAACCAGTCTTGGGCGTCGTCTCTGCCCCGGCGCTGGCGCGCCGCTGGTACGCGGCGAAAGGCTCCGGCGCGTGGCGGACGTTTAACAAGGGCAGCCTGAAGCGCCTCGTGGTCTCCCACGTGGGCGAGCTTGCGGACGCCTCCCTGGCGATGTCTTCGCTTGAGGGCTGGAAGGCCCGTGGCCTGCAGGAGAACTTCATCGCACTCACTGAGCGCACCTGGCGCCTGCGCGGCTACGGGGACTTCTTCGGCTACTGCCTGGTGGCCGAGGGCGCCGTCGACATCGCGGCAGAACCGGAGGTATCTGTGTGGGACCTTGCAGCCCTGTCTGTCCTGGTCACGGAGGCCGGTGGCACGTTTAGCTCACTCAACGGTGAGCCTGGACCGCACGGCGGCGACGCGATCGCCACGAATGGTCTGCTGCACGACGCCGCCCGGAAGGTAATCGGCGTCTAA
- a CDS encoding DUF418 domain-containing protein — protein MRTVEQQQRTRLVVPDIARGLALLGIAVANAISYWLTPLSTTVTGEHPGTAADEAATIFAAMFVHVRGLPMFSTLLGFGFGLVAASLARKGYPAGAARRVLAKRYGMLALFGLAHMWLLFSGDIMLTYGLIGVLMALFLRVRSGVLYVIAGIILGLSCIVYSLVAVFFYGTPLDLATPAPDASSFATYFAGNQEFAIYMFFSQPLVVIQLGALSLIGFAWARDGVLTDVKEHARTLWIWVAVAVAVVVAIGIPLGLAQLGILPASTAAFWSILNQSFGMLTGPGILAAFALATQHWNQQPPRWTLPMIALGKRSMSGYLLQTFVLLPTAVLIGYSWLPGLGELRPILLGTAVWLLSVALAALLERMGKQGPFESLHRRLSYGPTRRIEPYSGPATGKALPQ, from the coding sequence ATGCGTACCGTAGAGCAACAGCAACGTACACGGCTCGTCGTCCCGGATATCGCGCGGGGTTTGGCGCTGCTCGGCATCGCCGTAGCCAACGCGATTTCGTACTGGCTCACTCCTTTAAGCACAACCGTGACAGGCGAGCACCCAGGCACGGCGGCCGACGAAGCCGCGACGATCTTCGCGGCGATGTTCGTGCACGTCCGTGGTCTGCCGATGTTCTCAACGCTCCTCGGCTTCGGCTTCGGTCTGGTCGCGGCGAGTCTGGCACGCAAAGGGTACCCGGCAGGTGCTGCCCGGCGCGTGCTAGCGAAGCGCTACGGGATGCTCGCGCTCTTTGGCCTGGCACACATGTGGCTGCTGTTTAGCGGCGACATCATGTTGACCTACGGGCTTATTGGCGTGCTGATGGCGCTGTTCCTGCGCGTGCGCTCGGGGGTGCTCTACGTCATTGCAGGCATCATTCTGGGACTGTCGTGCATTGTGTACTCGCTGGTTGCGGTGTTTTTCTATGGAACACCCCTGGACCTTGCAACGCCGGCACCGGATGCTAGCTCCTTTGCCACGTACTTTGCCGGGAACCAAGAGTTCGCGATCTACATGTTTTTCTCGCAGCCCCTCGTTGTGATCCAGCTGGGCGCGCTTTCCCTGATTGGTTTTGCGTGGGCGCGTGACGGCGTGCTCACTGACGTGAAGGAACACGCGCGGACGCTGTGGATTTGGGTAGCGGTGGCCGTCGCTGTCGTTGTTGCGATCGGCATCCCACTTGGGCTTGCACAGCTGGGTATCCTGCCTGCGTCGACAGCGGCATTTTGGTCAATTTTGAACCAGAGCTTCGGGATGCTCACCGGACCAGGCATCTTGGCTGCGTTCGCGCTGGCAACGCAGCACTGGAACCAGCAGCCACCGCGCTGGACGTTGCCGATGATCGCCCTGGGCAAGCGCTCCATGTCCGGCTACCTTCTGCAGACGTTCGTGTTGCTTCCGACCGCGGTACTGATCGGCTACTCGTGGCTGCCGGGCCTCGGGGAGCTCCGCCCGATATTGCTCGGGACCGCGGTGTGGCTGTTGTCGGTGGCGCTCGCGGCCCTGCTTGAGCGCATGGGCAAGCAGGGCCCGTTCGAGTCGCTGCACCGCCGCCTCTCATACGGCCCGACGCGCCGCATCGAACCATACTCAGGCCCTGCGACCGGAAAGGCCCTCCCGCAATGA
- a CDS encoding S1 family peptidase, with protein sequence MLLRRVCALVAGVGIAVAGVGFAPPATAQVRSEYEGNVDPNYVWRSDAASKLLAGKPWTDYVLHRVPGSFHDAPRIPEASNQALTRGNSLYGPSTPIYVKRTNGTESMCTVAVAGYDDKGHKYALTAGHCGEVGDAVTSADSWQVGPSGTIVEVNRDLDYALIELGSNAEVTRSYNGVHINHLGSKPIKPGNVVCKQGVASGRTCGVTLHDWESMNISHTCAMQGDSGAPVVVGDRLVGILNGGVLPSPFDVSCHSPLQGVIHAPTGAVRMDAVLSTLDNGFRLP encoded by the coding sequence ATGTTGCTTCGCCGAGTGTGTGCGCTCGTTGCTGGGGTTGGAATCGCGGTCGCAGGGGTGGGGTTCGCGCCACCGGCAACAGCGCAGGTGCGCTCGGAGTACGAGGGCAACGTCGACCCAAACTATGTCTGGCGTAGCGACGCCGCTTCGAAGCTACTCGCCGGAAAACCTTGGACCGACTACGTGCTGCACCGCGTGCCCGGTTCCTTCCACGATGCCCCGCGGATTCCGGAGGCCTCGAACCAGGCGCTCACTCGGGGAAATTCCCTCTACGGGCCCAGCACCCCGATTTACGTGAAGCGCACGAACGGCACCGAATCAATGTGCACCGTCGCCGTGGCGGGCTACGACGATAAAGGGCACAAATACGCGCTGACCGCCGGGCACTGCGGCGAAGTTGGCGACGCCGTCACCTCCGCCGACTCCTGGCAAGTCGGGCCCTCCGGCACCATCGTGGAGGTCAACCGGGACCTCGACTACGCACTGATCGAGCTGGGCTCGAACGCGGAGGTCACACGCTCCTACAACGGCGTCCACATTAACCATCTCGGCAGCAAGCCGATCAAGCCCGGCAACGTGGTGTGCAAGCAGGGCGTGGCCTCCGGCAGGACGTGCGGCGTGACGCTGCACGACTGGGAGTCTATGAACATCTCCCACACCTGCGCCATGCAGGGCGATTCGGGCGCACCCGTAGTGGTGGGCGACCGCCTCGTCGGCATCCTGAACGGCGGGGTCCTCCCATCACCGTTCGATGTCTCGTGCCACAGCCCGCTGCAGGGCGTGATTCACGCGCCGACGGGCGCCGTCCGGATGGACGCGGTGCTGTCCACGCTGGACAACGGCTTCCGCCTGCCCTAA
- the prfB gene encoding peptide chain release factor 2, which yields MQPETLARIKRIDATLTTIEKVMDLDEMALRIKELEQQAGDPSLWDDPAHAQQVTSELSSVQARLKKVTSLRSRIDDLPVMYELAEEEGDPSLADDELDSLEADVDSLEVQTMLSGEYDEREAVVNIRSGAGGVDAADWAEMLMRMYIRWAEKHGHKVDVYDISYAEEAGIKSATFVVHGEYMYGQLSVEQGAHRLVRISPFDNQARRQTSFAEVEVLPVVEHTDSIEIPDSEIRVDVYRSSGPGGQSVNTTDSAVRITHIPTGIVVTCQNEKSQIQNKASALNVLQSKLLEKKRMEEKAEMDALGAGGNASWGNQMRSYVLHPYQMVKDLRTNYEVGDPQKVLDGDIDGFLEAGIRWRMEQLQSQE from the coding sequence ATGCAACCGGAGACGCTCGCTCGAATCAAACGTATTGACGCCACGTTGACCACTATCGAAAAAGTCATGGACCTCGACGAAATGGCCCTGCGCATCAAAGAACTCGAGCAGCAAGCCGGCGACCCGAGCCTCTGGGACGACCCCGCCCACGCGCAGCAGGTCACCTCGGAGCTCTCCAGCGTCCAGGCTCGCCTGAAGAAGGTCACGAGCTTGCGCTCGCGTATCGACGACCTCCCCGTCATGTACGAACTCGCCGAAGAGGAAGGCGATCCTTCGCTCGCCGACGATGAGCTCGATTCGCTCGAAGCGGACGTCGATTCCCTGGAAGTGCAGACGATGCTGTCGGGCGAGTACGACGAGCGCGAGGCCGTCGTCAACATCCGTTCCGGCGCCGGTGGTGTTGATGCTGCTGACTGGGCCGAGATGCTCATGCGCATGTACATCCGCTGGGCGGAAAAGCACGGCCACAAGGTGGATGTGTACGACATTTCCTACGCCGAGGAAGCCGGGATCAAGTCGGCGACCTTCGTGGTGCACGGTGAATATATGTACGGTCAGCTTTCTGTCGAGCAGGGCGCGCACCGCCTGGTGCGCATCTCGCCGTTCGACAACCAGGCGCGACGCCAGACCTCGTTTGCAGAAGTAGAGGTGCTGCCGGTCGTAGAGCACACCGACTCGATCGAAATCCCCGATAGCGAGATTCGCGTGGATGTGTACCGCTCCTCGGGCCCTGGCGGGCAGTCGGTCAACACCACGGACTCGGCGGTGCGTATCACGCACATCCCGACCGGTATCGTGGTGACCTGCCAGAACGAGAAATCGCAGATCCAGAACAAGGCGTCCGCGCTCAACGTGCTGCAGTCCAAGCTCCTAGAGAAGAAACGCATGGAGGAAAAGGCCGAGATGGACGCACTTGGTGCTGGCGGCAACGCCAGCTGGGGCAACCAGATGCGCTCCTATGTGCTGCACCCGTACCAGATGGTGAAGGACCTGCGCACGAACTACGAGGTGGGGGACCCGCAGAAGGTGCTCGACGGCGACATCGACGGCTTCCTGGAGGCCGGTATCCGCTGGCGCATGGAGCAACTCCAGTCACAGGAGTAA
- a CDS encoding amidohydrolase — protein sequence MRLEEKFTPFLQSLEAHRGELENLYKWFHQNPELSMQEFATSARIQEELEALGVKVVPVGTTGLVGVVRNGDGPTVGFRADFDALPIKEETGLEYSASPELGIMHACGHDMHTTALLGAVRLLQENTDAWSGTFLAIFQPGEETGAGAQDMADAGLATKVPTPEVVLGQHVGPMLPNYGLGALPGPVFAAAEQTKVTIYGQGAHGSQPHNGIDPVVIAASIITRLQTIVAREVDPQDMAVVTVGAVHAGNSANTIAATAEISVSTRAFTSELSEKLNASIKRIVRAECEAAGTPKPPAFECIGGAPEFHNDEATADTVMTAFRKNFDEVGDFGRLSGSEDFPTIGNAFGAPYFYWFLGSVKDIDGAPSNHSPYFTPDLQPVLDRSIQAILVSTSPWLMRG from the coding sequence ATGCGCCTAGAAGAAAAGTTCACGCCGTTCCTACAAAGCCTGGAAGCTCACCGCGGTGAGCTAGAGAATTTGTACAAGTGGTTCCACCAGAACCCTGAGTTGTCAATGCAGGAATTTGCCACCTCCGCTCGCATTCAGGAGGAGCTGGAGGCGCTCGGCGTCAAGGTGGTGCCCGTCGGCACAACGGGGCTCGTGGGCGTCGTGCGAAACGGCGACGGCCCAACTGTCGGTTTCCGCGCCGACTTCGACGCCCTCCCAATCAAGGAAGAAACGGGGCTTGAGTACTCGGCTTCGCCGGAGCTGGGCATCATGCACGCCTGCGGCCACGACATGCACACGACCGCACTGTTGGGTGCGGTTCGCTTGCTGCAGGAAAATACCGACGCGTGGAGCGGCACCTTCCTTGCCATCTTCCAGCCTGGTGAGGAGACCGGCGCCGGCGCCCAGGACATGGCCGACGCGGGGCTAGCCACGAAGGTCCCTACCCCCGAGGTAGTGCTTGGCCAGCACGTGGGACCGATGCTGCCGAACTACGGCCTCGGCGCACTACCAGGGCCGGTGTTCGCTGCGGCCGAACAGACGAAGGTCACCATTTACGGGCAGGGTGCCCACGGCTCGCAACCGCACAACGGCATCGACCCGGTGGTGATCGCGGCGAGCATCATCACCCGGCTGCAAACGATCGTTGCACGCGAAGTGGACCCGCAGGACATGGCCGTAGTCACGGTTGGCGCGGTCCACGCGGGTAACTCGGCGAACACGATCGCCGCGACGGCCGAGATTTCCGTTTCCACGCGCGCGTTTACCTCCGAGCTTTCGGAGAAGCTCAACGCCTCCATCAAGCGGATCGTTCGCGCGGAGTGCGAGGCCGCTGGCACGCCAAAGCCGCCCGCGTTCGAGTGCATCGGTGGTGCGCCGGAGTTCCACAACGACGAGGCGACGGCCGACACTGTCATGACCGCGTTCCGGAAGAACTTCGACGAGGTCGGCGACTTCGGCAGGCTTTCCGGCTCCGAGGACTTCCCCACGATTGGCAATGCGTTCGGCGCCCCGTACTTCTACTGGTTCTTGGGCAGTGTCAAAGATATCGACGGCGCCCCTTCGAACCACTCGCCGTACTTCACCCCTGACCTGCAGCCGGTGCTTGACCGCAGTATCCAGGCCATCTTGGTCTCCACGTCTCCGTGGTTGATGCGAGGGTAG
- the ftsE gene encoding cell division ATP-binding protein FtsE — MITFSNVTKVYPTSTRPALDDVSFEIADGDFVFLIGPSGSGKSTLLQLMIREENLTSGDIYFDDFHVNALKGSNVNLLRQSIGYVFQDFRLLPKLNVYDNVAFALEVIGKKKQRIAKLVPEALELVGLDAKANRMPHELSGGEQQRVAIARAFVDKPPLVLADEPTGNLDPGTSDEIMALLARINRLGTTVVMSTHNARAVNEMRQRVMELHLGKLVRDDANGVYGTVRG, encoded by the coding sequence GTGATCACTTTTTCCAACGTGACGAAGGTCTACCCGACGTCCACACGCCCAGCACTCGACGATGTCTCATTCGAAATTGCCGACGGCGACTTCGTCTTCCTCATCGGCCCGTCCGGGTCCGGCAAGTCGACGTTGCTTCAGCTGATGATCCGTGAGGAAAACCTGACCTCGGGGGATATCTACTTCGACGACTTCCACGTCAACGCATTAAAGGGCAGCAACGTAAACCTGCTGCGTCAATCCATCGGCTACGTCTTCCAGGACTTCAGGCTGCTGCCCAAGCTAAACGTCTACGACAACGTAGCGTTCGCGCTCGAGGTGATCGGGAAGAAGAAGCAGCGCATCGCAAAACTGGTACCAGAGGCCCTCGAGCTGGTCGGACTGGATGCGAAAGCGAACCGCATGCCACACGAACTATCAGGCGGCGAGCAGCAACGCGTCGCGATCGCGCGAGCGTTCGTCGATAAGCCCCCACTCGTCCTCGCCGACGAGCCCACGGGCAACCTCGACCCGGGAACCTCCGACGAGATCATGGCGCTACTCGCGCGGATCAACCGCCTTGGCACCACCGTTGTGATGTCCACCCACAACGCACGCGCCGTCAACGAGATGCGCCAGCGCGTCATGGAACTGCACCTGGGCAAACTTGTTCGCGACGACGCCAACGGCGTCTACGGAACCGTGAGGGGATAA